TCTTGAATGTTTtatctaaaaaaagaaatataatgggGTCTGTGCTACTTCTGGCTGATGCAAGGCAGGTGAGgatgttttttatttcaattaaatgATTCAGTTGCTGACAATCCACTCTTCGGTGTACAACAAAAAAAATGGGTTTAAAAATGCTGTATGGAAGGAAGCAAACTATTAGTAGAATCTGAATGACCAAAAGGTGCCTTTTCACAGAGCTGTAAGTCAGATCTTTCTCTGTAATGGATGTACAAGTCCTTATTTTTCTCAGATGGTTGACAAAAGAGTAGTATGATGTTAGGACAACTAAAAATGAAAACCCAATAAATGTGGTTCCAATGAGGCCTGCAGTCTGAGAGATCTCGGCTCCTAGTTCCATCTGTGAATTATAGCACTTCGTCTCTTTCCCTTTTGTGGCCTCTTCAACTGAGTAGTATATGATAATTGGAATAATTATGCCCAGAACAACTATCCATATGTAAACACATAGTTTTCTAGCAAAGTTGGGCTGGCGAAATTTTTTCAGTAAGTGGCCATAAAATACTTTCTCATAACACGAAGTGGTCTCTTGTGTGGAATCCTTTTTCATTAAGGTAGCATAGCGGCTTATGGCAATCCAGCTTAAAATTAAGAGGCTGACGAACATACTTACATGCATGGATAGAGTTCCCAAAAAATTGACCACTCTGCATTGTGGAGATTGATATTCCCACTGAAAACCTTTCAGGAAATAGATACCCATGAAAGGCATGGCACTGCACACGAGTAAGTTTGCAGTCACAAGATGTGCTAGGTAGATGTGTGTTGATGTTTTCTTAgctatttttgttaaaaatatccACTGGGAGAGAGAATTTCCAAACAGACCAATGATACAAAGGAAGGTATAAATGATCGGTAAAGCCATGTAAGAGATCTTGGATGGTTGAATACATGTTGAGTTGTTACTCATTTATATCAGATTTCCTTGAATTTTGCCACAGGAGCTAGAACAGAGTTGCAGATACttaatattaaaattacaaatggtatttaaactaaatttttttaagcattggctaaaataaaatagtaacatAAATATAGTGAATGGAAAGGGAAAGTATAGATGCCTTCTCACCTTTTCTAATCACGATTGTCCGATTGAAATAAAAGCAGGAAGTTGAATATTGTGGATGGTGCCTTTGTCTAAAGAATAAAATTTGATAGAAATAGTTAAATGCCTGAGATTTATTCTTTCATACTAGAGAAATGTGTAATTCTTATACTAGATTTTAAGGTAGTTTGTAAAATAGAATTGATTTTGGCCTAGGAAGgtcatttttagaatttaaaggCACATGCAAGCAATATTTACTGACCAAAGGAAACTGTTGCAAAAGTATTTTGTGGTCATGTTAACAGAAGACCAATTTTTAATTaccaccttgctgctgctgctgctgctgctgttgctgctgctgctgctgctgctgctgctgctaagtcgcttcagtcatgtccaactctgtgtgaccccatagacggcagcccaccaggcccctctgtccatgggattctccaggcaaagcacactggagtgggttgctatttccttctccagtgcatgcaggcatgctaagtcgcttccgtcgtgtccaactctgtgtgaccctatggacagcagcctaccaggcccctttgtccatgggattctccaggcaagaatactagagtaggttgccatttccttctccaaattaccACCTTAATTGtccataaatacttttaaaaatggtgtCTTTTCATGGCTAAGTTAAAGAGCTTCTCTCTAATCCAATACTATTAGAAGAGTCTCTTTCGTATTTCAGAAGTAAACAATTCTTTGTCAACATTCAGGCAAGATCTTGaattaaacagaagaaaaatgtagTGACCAAGGATAGACACCAGGATACCAGGGTCCTTACTGGATGTCATCAGTAATTTCTTATTTCAGATATTTAATGCTCATCTATCATACTTGAGTAAAATTTAGTTTAAGATTCTGAATCAAACCGTAGTTGCTATTGCTTGTTGGTTAGAGCGCCCTCATGTGTCTTTGTGTGTAACTTAGTACCTTGGTTTTTCagagaaatgttttgttttttgttgttttagaggATACTTTAACCACAGTATAAATGCGGGTATGATTTGGCCTTTTTAATGTCTTGTTTTTAAATGTCTCTTGCTTCAAAAGGTACACGTACagactccttttcatatttttctcattcctttatttttcttttagttggaAATAAGAGAAGGTTTTGGATTCTGGTCAAATAAAAACCATGAGCTCTTTTCAGAATGTGCTTCAGTTCTCCATATTTTTCACCATACATTTCTAAGTACCCCATTCTCCACTCTTTTATAATCTAGAATAAGGATACtcagtttttttcttctcattctctcttttgataaacacaaaatttttttGCTAAACAGTGCCTTCTGAGATTCTTATATGCTCATAGCCCCTCAGGGATATTTTACTCTTTACCCCTATTCAGCAtcagattatattttttgcatctTAGATTATAAAAGTAGGGATTTTTCCCAAAATATACCACTGTAATTTTGAACttactttttaaacaaatcttCACTCAAAGGCTTGAAAGCTTGGGTATCTCTAGGTTCAAATACTAAGACCCTTAATGTCTACCAGTGTCTATCATGTTATTTTGTTGCTTtgcaatttttatttagaaaatggtGCATATGCTTCAGAGTGAGTTTGTATCTGAGTCCAGTACACCCTGGCAAACGGGAATTGATTTAAAAATCAGAGAGTGAAATTAGCCAgtttatttcttaagaaaaaaaattatctgatcAAAGTGATTGTTTATAGTACATAAAGAATGGAACTTCCTTTTGTGATgatgttaaagaaaaacattagcTACTGCCTTGTATAGATAATGCGTTGTGTACTAAAATCTATAAAGGTGATGCTTTGTATTAATGAAtagtattctttttatatattaaaaataaagctaggCCACCACATAGAGCATCTGTCATCATCTTATTCATTACCATTGCCTTGCTTTTCTATTTCACCCTAGCAGGTGCTTCAGAACAGACGAGAGGTAAAAAGAACTTCACAGAGGCTAGCTTTATCGGATGGATGACCTTGAGACTCTAGAGGCACCTTCCGTATAACAGAAAACAACTAGTTGACCATCTTTAGCTTGCCAAACATCAAGCTTGTATCTACTATGTACCTCTCCTTTAAAAGTAAAGTTTGATTATAAAACTGCTagataattattttctaaaatttagaaaCCATAAGGCTTAAGAAATCAAATAACAATCGCATGTTACATATACAGAATGGCTCTCTAGAAAATGTGTGCAAGTCTGCATTCTGCTCAGCAGAATGCCTGTCTTCAATCAGTCCTGTAACACATTGTACCTCTGCTAATTTGACAAATGAAAGACGTCTATAATTCTAACTTTAGCTACTAACGGTTACCTACATAATTAATATGCTGACCTTTCTTAGTGatcagttttaaaatgtaaacattttaatcCAGTTAGAGTTTTTATATAAAGAGTTAACTTTTAAGCTCAAACTGAGTGATCAGTCTTACCTGTATCAGTAGTTTATGCCAGCCAAGGCTCTGTTGTTCGGGGTGGTGATGCTCAATTTCAGACTTATAATTCTCTGATCATCAGTCTTCCattatctttcagttttattcaagGAGAATAGATTCTTGCATGACACCAACTACAGtgggaagaaaggaaattaaacacAGTATTGAAGAAATGCAATAGTTATGGTGAATGCAGCAACtaccttctcaaaaaaaaaaaactcatttctctttttctatagTGGGAGGAAGTTGGTGGACAATATATATGCTGTGCttccttattattatttcatGAACTGGTTACACCTCACTTAGCTTCATTAGCATGCTTGGCAGAAGTTAAGTTCAAAGGTTTAGTCCCCGTGGCTAGTTACTTGTGTAAAAATAAAGTGGTAGAGGGAACCATTCCATAGTAACCCTCTAAAATATTGGTACAAACTTATCTGTAAAATCATTTGTGGATGGCTTGTTTGCAACTCAGCTTTATTGTAAATAAAGGGAAGCAGAATTCAAAGTTGTTTTACTTGTAGGAGGTTACTGGAATCAAATATCATAAAACTGGGGGATAAAGAAGTAAGGCCCAGAGCAGTACACTGTAAGCACAGACTACACTCAGGGGTTTTGGTCTCatcttgggggtgtgtgtgtgtgtgtgtgtgtgtgtgtacgtgcggGCACTCAGTTGctgtgtcatgtccaactctttgcaaccccatggactgtagcccaccaggctcctctgtccatgggattatcccagcaagaatacttgcataggttgccatttccccagtAGACTAACCCATTCTACTTCAGATTGTCCTCCGCTGCCTCCATTCAGATTCAAAAGCAGTACATTGTTTGGAGCATTTCATTATGAATTTGGGAAATCCTAGAAAGTGCCAGAAATGAAGACCAAATATGCCTCAAATCAATAATTATATTACAATATAAAGAACTGTGAAACCAATTTGATGTACAGGATTGTTTCATCAGTCTATTAACTATTAACTAAATGAACGCTAAGTACCATAGTTAAACCAGTGGGAGTCTGAGGATGGGAACAGCAATCTAATTTCATCAGGCTCAAGCACTTCAGTTATCTGTAACaatcttcatttaaaattaagaaatatacttTGCCATTTCTCATAACCCATCATGCTTATCTTATTTCTTGTTGATTGGATAAATTCACCCTAATGCTTGCtgatatttctctttaaaataataatgaggaCTACCTGACTGTCTGGATTTTGTTCTGCTGTTATTCATCTTTGCAATATTTGCCATCATTTAATTAAGAACAGTGACTCATCTGGGGGTACATGGCCGTTGATTGCAGAGTAATCTGGCCTCTGGAATTcctatcatttttatttcaacaatTCTTCATGTTCCAGGAAGAAATTATTTAGAACAAAAAATagtctagatgtccatcaacagatgaatggataaagaaattgtggtaaatttatacaatggaatattattcagccataaaaaggaatgaatttgtgtcagttgtagtgaggtggatgagcctagaggctcttttacagagtgaagtaagtcagaaagagaaaaacaagtatcatatattaacacatatatatgaaatctagaaaagtggtactgatgaacctagttgagaatggacttgtagacacagAGGGGGAGTGTGGGACACAATTGAGAAAGTagttttgacatatatacactatcatgtgtgaaATCGTTAGTGGGAGGTTGCtaaataacacagggagcccagcctggcactctgtgatgacctagaagggtaggatagagagagggagggaaaggataGATAtagactgatttgcattgttgtatggcagaaaccaacacaaaattgtaa
This Budorcas taxicolor isolate Tak-1 chromosome X, Takin1.1, whole genome shotgun sequence DNA region includes the following protein-coding sequences:
- the GPR82 gene encoding probable G-protein coupled receptor 82; this encodes MSNNSTCIQPSKISYMALPIIYTFLCIIGLFGNSLSQWIFLTKIAKKTSTHIYLAHLVTANLLVCSAMPFMGIYFLKGFQWEYQSPQCRVVNFLGTLSMHVSMFVSLLILSWIAISRYATLMKKDSTQETTSCYEKVFYGHLLKKFRQPNFARKLCVYIWIVVLGIIIPIIIYYSVEEATKGKETKCYNSQMELGAEISQTAGLIGTTFIGFSFLVVLTSYYSFVNHLRKIRTCTSITEKDLTYSSVKRHLLVIQILLIVCFLPYSIFKPIFFVVHRRVDCQQLNHLIEIKNILTCLASARSSTDPIIFLFLDKTFKKTLYNLFTKPDAPHLQPSD